One Streptomyces sp. RPA4-2 genomic window carries:
- a CDS encoding trans-aconitate 2-methyltransferase, producing MTVSTGTGHTGTHSTGTDWQAWQESWDRQQEWYMPDREERFRVMIDMVEALVGPAPRVLDLACGTGTVTARLLARLPRATSTGVDLDPALLTIAEGTFAGDDRVSFVTADLKDPHWTARLPYESYDAVLTATALHWLHSEPLAALYGGIAGIVRAGGVFMNADHMIDESTPLINAADRAQRHARMDRAKEGGVLDWSAWWELAAQDPVLAAPTARRFEIYGEHADGDTPSADWHARVLREKGFAEARAVWRSPSDALVLAVK from the coding sequence ATGACCGTCAGCACCGGCACCGGCCACACCGGGACGCACAGCACCGGAACCGACTGGCAGGCCTGGCAGGAGAGCTGGGACCGGCAGCAGGAGTGGTACATGCCGGACCGCGAGGAGCGCTTCCGGGTGATGATCGACATGGTCGAGGCCCTGGTCGGCCCCGCGCCGCGCGTCCTCGACCTCGCCTGCGGCACCGGAACCGTCACCGCCCGGCTCCTCGCCCGGCTCCCGCGCGCCACCAGCACCGGCGTCGACCTCGACCCCGCGCTGCTCACCATCGCCGAGGGCACCTTCGCGGGCGACGACCGGGTCTCCTTCGTCACGGCCGACCTCAAGGACCCGCACTGGACGGCCCGGCTGCCGTACGAGTCCTACGACGCCGTGCTGACGGCCACGGCCCTGCACTGGCTGCACAGCGAACCCCTCGCGGCCCTCTACGGCGGGATCGCGGGGATCGTCCGCGCCGGCGGGGTCTTCATGAACGCCGACCACATGATCGACGAGTCCACGCCCCTGATCAACGCGGCCGATCGCGCGCAGCGGCACGCCCGGATGGACCGGGCCAAGGAGGGCGGTGTCCTCGACTGGTCCGCGTGGTGGGAACTGGCCGCGCAGGACCCGGTCCTCGCCGCGCCGACCGCCCGCCGCTTCGAGATCTACGGCGAGCACGCCGACGGCGACACCCCGTCCGCCGACTGGCACGCGCGCGTGCTGCGCGAGAAGGGCTTCGCGGAGGCGCGGGCGGTGTGGCGCTCGCCTTCGGACGCGCTGGTGCTCGCGGTCAAGTGA
- a CDS encoding amino acid ABC transporter ATP-binding protein, which produces MTAMVKSEGVHKSFGPVEVLKGIDLEVNTGEVFCLIGPSGSGKSTFLRCINHLEKINAGRLYVDGDLVGYRQKGDKLYELKDSEVALKRRDIGMVFQRFNLFPHMTAVENVMEAPIQVKGTKKSDAQNRAMELLERVGLSDKARNYPSQLSGGQQQRVAIARALAMDPKLMLFDEPTSALDPELVGDVLDVMRDLAESGMTMVVVTHEMGFAREVGDSLVFMDGGVVVESGNPRDVLTDPQHERTKSFLSKVL; this is translated from the coding sequence ATGACCGCGATGGTGAAGTCGGAGGGCGTCCACAAGTCCTTCGGTCCGGTGGAGGTCCTCAAGGGCATCGACCTCGAGGTGAACACCGGTGAGGTGTTCTGCCTGATCGGCCCGTCCGGCTCCGGCAAGTCGACCTTCCTGAGGTGCATCAACCACCTGGAGAAGATCAACGCCGGCCGGCTGTACGTCGACGGCGACCTGGTCGGCTACCGCCAGAAGGGCGACAAGCTCTACGAGCTCAAGGACAGCGAAGTCGCCCTGAAGCGCCGGGACATCGGCATGGTCTTCCAGCGCTTCAACCTGTTCCCGCACATGACGGCCGTCGAGAACGTCATGGAAGCGCCGATCCAGGTGAAGGGCACGAAGAAGTCGGACGCCCAGAACCGCGCGATGGAGCTGCTCGAACGTGTCGGCCTGTCCGACAAGGCGCGCAACTACCCCTCGCAGCTCTCCGGCGGCCAGCAGCAGCGCGTGGCGATCGCCCGCGCGCTGGCGATGGACCCGAAACTGATGCTCTTCGACGAGCCGACCTCGGCCCTGGACCCGGAGCTGGTCGGTGACGTCCTCGACGTCATGCGCGACCTCGCCGAGTCCGGTATGACGATGGTCGTCGTCACGCACGAGATGGGCTTCGCCCGCGAGGTCGGCGACAGCCTGGTCTTCATGGACGGCGGTGTCGTGGTCGAGTCCGGCAACCCGCGCGACGTCCTGACGGACCCGCAGCACGAGCGCACCAAGTCGTTCCTGTCGAAGGTGCTCTGA
- a CDS encoding amino acid ABC transporter permease: MTDKFDKSPADAAPPGDTVARSAAAGPDPETIKAIPVRHYGRWISGVIVVALLLALGVAFSQGNIQWHTVGDQLFVSSVVQGAGRTLLISVLAMIVGVVLGIVLAVMRLSKNPVTSTVAWLYIWFFRGTPVYVQLLLWFNLALIFPVLNLGPIYKNEMTDVMTPFMCALLGLGLNEAAYMAEICRAGLLAVDEGQTEAAQALGMSHTKTLFRIVIPQAMRVIVPPTGNEFINMLKTSSLVYAVTYNELLRSTSAIGSTSYAVMEMLFVASIWYLAMTSVFSVFQYYLERYYARGSSRSLPPTVFQKIKANMLGLGRERGTA, encoded by the coding sequence GTGACTGACAAATTCGACAAGTCCCCCGCGGACGCCGCACCCCCCGGCGACACGGTGGCCAGGAGCGCGGCCGCCGGGCCGGACCCGGAGACCATCAAGGCGATCCCCGTCCGGCACTACGGCCGGTGGATCAGCGGCGTCATCGTCGTCGCGCTGCTGCTGGCGCTCGGCGTCGCGTTCTCGCAGGGCAACATCCAGTGGCACACGGTCGGCGACCAGCTGTTCGTGTCCAGCGTCGTCCAGGGCGCCGGCCGCACGCTGCTGATCAGCGTGCTCGCCATGATCGTGGGTGTGGTGCTGGGCATCGTCCTCGCGGTGATGCGGCTCTCGAAGAACCCGGTGACCAGCACGGTCGCCTGGCTGTACATCTGGTTCTTCCGCGGCACCCCGGTCTACGTCCAGCTGCTGCTCTGGTTCAACCTGGCGCTGATCTTCCCCGTTCTGAATCTCGGTCCGATCTACAAGAACGAGATGACGGACGTCATGACTCCGTTCATGTGCGCCCTGCTGGGCCTCGGTCTGAACGAGGCCGCGTACATGGCCGAGATCTGCCGCGCCGGCCTGCTGGCGGTCGACGAGGGTCAGACGGAGGCCGCGCAGGCCCTGGGCATGAGCCACACCAAGACACTGTTCCGGATCGTGATCCCGCAGGCGATGCGCGTGATCGTGCCGCCGACCGGCAACGAGTTCATCAACATGCTGAAGACCTCGTCGCTGGTGTACGCGGTCACGTACAACGAGCTGCTGCGCTCCACCTCGGCGATCGGCTCCACGTCGTACGCCGTGATGGAGATGCTGTTCGTCGCCTCCATCTGGTACCTGGCCATGACCAGCGTGTTCAGCGTCTTCCAGTACTACCTGGAGCGCTACTACGCACGCGGTTCCAGCCGCAGCCTGCCGCCGACCGTCTTCCAGAAGATCAAGGCGAACATGCTCGGACTCGGCCGTGAGAGGGGCACCGCATGA
- a CDS encoding ABC transporter substrate-binding protein → MTASTTRRTTAAQSRIAAVGAIAVAGALVLTGCGDQTNGGGGSSTESAKSNSAPLFSKLPKKIQDAGVIKVGTNAEYAPMESTEGGKIVGVDPDLADALAKQLGVKFEFTSGSFDGLITAVNSGRYDVGMSSITDNKQRQQGLDDKGKKLGEGVDFVDYFTAGTAIYVKKGNPEGIKGIEDLCGKTAAVQQGTTYETALKDQSKKCTDAGKKAINIEAFQNDTEAQTRVKSGGAVAGINDYPVAVDLANKADGGKAFEVINKQYDAGPFGIILNKKNTQLRDALKDAVDAIIKDGSYQKVLEKWGAQSGAIEQSAINGGK, encoded by the coding sequence ATGACCGCAAGCACCACCCGTCGTACGACGGCCGCGCAGTCCCGGATAGCAGCGGTCGGTGCGATCGCGGTCGCCGGGGCCCTGGTTCTCACCGGTTGCGGTGACCAGACGAACGGTGGCGGCGGCAGCTCCACCGAATCGGCCAAGTCCAACAGCGCTCCCCTCTTCTCCAAGCTGCCCAAGAAGATCCAGGACGCGGGCGTCATCAAGGTCGGCACGAACGCCGAGTACGCCCCCATGGAGTCGACCGAGGGCGGCAAGATCGTCGGCGTCGACCCTGACCTGGCCGACGCGCTGGCCAAGCAGCTCGGTGTGAAGTTCGAGTTCACCTCGGGCTCCTTCGACGGCCTGATCACCGCCGTCAACTCCGGCCGCTACGACGTCGGCATGTCGTCCATCACGGACAACAAGCAGCGCCAGCAGGGCCTGGACGACAAGGGCAAGAAGCTCGGCGAGGGCGTCGACTTCGTCGACTACTTCACGGCCGGTACGGCCATCTACGTGAAGAAGGGCAACCCCGAGGGCATCAAGGGCATCGAGGACCTCTGCGGCAAGACGGCCGCCGTGCAGCAGGGCACGACGTACGAGACGGCCCTGAAGGACCAGTCCAAGAAGTGCACGGACGCCGGCAAGAAAGCCATCAACATCGAGGCCTTCCAGAACGACACCGAGGCCCAGACCCGGGTGAAGTCCGGCGGCGCGGTGGCCGGCATCAACGACTACCCGGTGGCGGTCGACCTGGCCAACAAGGCCGACGGCGGCAAGGCCTTCGAGGTCATCAACAAGCAGTACGACGCCGGCCCGTTCGGCATCATCCTGAACAAGAAGAACACCCAGCTCCGTGACGCGCTGAAGGATGCGGTCGACGCGATCATCAAGGACGGGTCGTACCAGAAGGTCCTGGAGAAGTGGGGCGCCCAGTCCGGCGCGATCGAGCAGTCCGCGATCAACGGCGGCAAGTAA
- a CDS encoding NADP-dependent malic enzyme, which produces MAAEIVNPRSDSSTGPEGDVEPVNSDGSVDSPAFDPAFALHRGGKMAVQATVPVRNKDDLSLAYTPGVAKVCSAIAERPELVHDYTWKSNVVAVVTDGTAVLGLGDIGPEASLPVMEGKAILFKQFGGVDAVPIALDCTGVDEIVETVARLAPSFGGINLEDISAPRCFEIERKLQERLDIPVFHDDQHGTAVVTLAALRNAAKLTGRSLGELRAVISGAGAAGIAIAKFLLEAGIGDVAVADRKGVVSSDRDDLTDVKRELAGISNKAGLSGSLEAALAGADVFIGVSGGTVPEPAVASMAEGAFVFAMANPNPEVHPEIAHKYAAVVATGRSDFPNQINNVLAFPGIFAGALQVRASRITEGMKIAAADALAAVVGDDLSADYIIPSPFDERVAPAVTAAVAAAARAEGVARR; this is translated from the coding sequence GTGGCAGCGGAGATCGTCAATCCTCGCAGCGACAGCAGTACGGGTCCCGAAGGCGACGTGGAGCCGGTGAATTCCGACGGCTCCGTGGACTCGCCGGCCTTCGACCCGGCGTTCGCGCTGCACCGTGGCGGGAAGATGGCCGTGCAGGCCACCGTGCCCGTGCGGAACAAGGACGACCTGTCCCTGGCGTACACACCCGGCGTCGCGAAGGTGTGCAGCGCCATCGCCGAGCGGCCGGAACTGGTCCACGACTACACGTGGAAGTCCAACGTGGTCGCGGTGGTCACGGACGGCACGGCCGTTCTCGGCCTCGGCGACATCGGTCCGGAGGCCTCGCTCCCCGTGATGGAGGGCAAGGCGATCCTGTTCAAGCAGTTCGGCGGGGTGGACGCCGTGCCGATCGCGCTGGACTGCACCGGCGTCGACGAGATCGTCGAGACCGTGGCCCGGCTCGCCCCGTCCTTCGGCGGCATCAACCTGGAGGACATCTCGGCGCCGCGGTGCTTCGAGATCGAGCGGAAGCTCCAGGAGCGGCTGGACATTCCCGTCTTCCATGACGACCAGCACGGGACGGCCGTGGTGACCCTGGCGGCCCTGCGGAACGCCGCGAAGCTGACCGGGCGCTCGCTCGGTGAGCTGCGCGCGGTGATCTCCGGCGCGGGCGCGGCCGGGATCGCCATCGCCAAGTTCCTGCTGGAGGCGGGCATCGGCGACGTGGCCGTCGCGGACCGCAAGGGCGTCGTGTCGTCCGACCGGGATGACCTCACGGACGTCAAGCGGGAGCTCGCCGGGATCAGCAACAAGGCGGGGCTCTCCGGGTCGCTGGAAGCGGCCCTCGCGGGTGCGGACGTCTTCATCGGCGTCTCCGGCGGCACGGTTCCGGAGCCGGCGGTGGCTTCCATGGCCGAGGGTGCGTTCGTGTTCGCCATGGCCAACCCGAACCCGGAGGTGCATCCGGAGATCGCCCACAAGTACGCGGCGGTGGTCGCCACCGGGCGGTCCGACTTCCCGAACCAGATCAACAACGTGCTGGCGTTCCCCGGGATCTTCGCCGGGGCGCTGCAGGTGCGGGCGTCCCGGATCACGGAGGGAATGAAGATCGCGGCGGCCGACGCGCTGGCCGCGGTCGTCGGGGACGACCTCTCCGCCGACTACATCATCCCCTCGCCGTTCGACGAGCGGGTGGCGCCCGCGGTGACCGCGGCGGTGGCCGCGGCCGCGCGGGCCGAAGGGGTCGCGCGCCGGTGA